The sequence GCAGTGCGGGTGAAGCCGGCCGGCTCGCGCGAGACGCGCGCCCTTGGCGAGGCGTTCAACACCATGGCCGAGGAGGTCGTGCGCATGGTGACCGAGCTGCGCGAGGAGGAGCGGCGCAAGTCCCGCTTCGTCTCCGACGTCAGCCATGAGCTGCGCACTCCGCTCACCGCGATCCGCGGCACAGCCGAGACGCTGCTCGATGGCGACGTTGAGCCTGAGGACGCCGACCGGTTCCTCGCCACGATCGTGCGCGAGTCCGAACGTCTCGCGAGGCTCGCCGACGATCTGCTGACACTCCAACGCATCGAAGGGGCGACCGGTGAGCTCCCGCTGCGTCAGGTCGACCTGCGGCAGGTTGCCGAGCGCGCCGTGAGTGCACTCGAACCGCTTATCGAGCAGCGAGAGGTGCGCGTGGAGGTCCTTGGCGAGGCGCCGACCGTGCTGGGCGACGCGGACCGGCTCCAACAGGTTGTCGCCAACCTTGTGGACAACGGCAGCCGGATGATGGCGGGGGCCGGCACGATCACGATCGAGCTCGGAACTGCCAAGGACGGCCGCGCGATGCTGTCGGTGCTTGATGAGGGTCCGGGCATCCCCGAGGCAGCCGAGGCGCACTTGTTCGATCGCTTCTACCGCGCTCAGGCGAGCCGTGACCGTTCGACTGGCGGCGCCGGGCTCGGGCTCGCGATCGTGAAGGCTATCGTGACGGCGCATGCCGGCGAGATCGAGGTCGCGAACCGGCCCGGAGGCGGCACCCGCTTCACGTTCAAGTTGCCCGCGATGCGATCGCTCGGGTAGGCGATTCGCCCGGCGGTCGGGCGCCGCATGCGCGCCGCTGCCGCAGAACTGCGCCCGACACGTCAACCCCGCGTCAACCTCCTGCCACCGCTGTGCCACCGGCAAAGGCCAGAGTAGGAGTACGGGATGAACGAGCGCGCGGGCCGTATGCCGCGCAGAGAGGGGAGCACAGTGACACCGCTCAGGCTCTTTGGAATCGCGGTGATCCTCGTGGTCGCCACCGTGGCGTGGTTCGTGCTCGCGGGCGCCACCACATACCGCACGGACACGGCCGACACCACCGGCTACGACAAGGTGGGCTCGCTGTGGGGCGAGCCGCAGACGCAGTTCGCGCCCACGTTTCGCACCGGCAAGAAGGAGCTCGACATCGCATCGAGCGACATCGCGGCCGACTTCACGCTCGATCAGCGCAAGAAAGGTCTGCTCTGGTACTCGACGTACGCAGTGGACTTCCGCGCGACGTAAGGCGTCCGAAACGACAGCACAAGCACTGTGCCTGTGACTATGCGGCTGGCTTTCCCGACACCTGACGGCGTCTACGACGCGTTCACCATCCAGGTCGGAGGGCACAGCGTGCCTGTGCGATACGAAGAGGGCGTGGCGGTGGCGACGTTCGACGTGCCGCCAGCATCGACCGCGTCGATCGCGACCGGCTACAAGACACAGGGGCAAGACGAGTGGCGCTACGCCCCCGCCAACGAGGGAGTGGCAGTCGTCGAGGACTTCACGCTCGCTATGCGCACCGGCTTCGACGGCTTGGACTTCCCGGACGGCACCGTCTCCCCCGTCAGCAAACGACGCGAAGGTGACGGCTGGGTCCTCACGTGGGACTACGACAGCCTCGTGAGCGGGCGGCAGATCGGCGTCAGGATGCCCAAGCCCATCAACCCCGGCCCTGTCGCCTCACGCATCTCGATGTTCGCGCCGGTCTCGCTGCTCTTCTTCTTCGCGGCGCTGATCCTCGTGAGCGCTACACGGGGAGTCCGGGTGCACCCGATGAACTACGGCTTCCTCGCGGCGGGTTTCTTCGCATTCCACCTGCTGTTTGCATACCTCGTTGACCGGGTCGATATCGGCGTAGCTTTCGCGATCGGATCCGTTGTCTCGGTGGCGCTGTGCATGGGCTACCTGCGGCTCTTCGTGAAGGACGCGCGCGCGCTCGGGGAGCTGGCGGCCAGCCAGCTCATCTTCCTCGTCTTGTTCAGCTTCACGTTCTTCTTCGAGGGACTGACCGGTCTCGCGATAACCATCGGCTCAGTCATCACGCTCGGGTACTTCATGGCACGGACCGGTGGGCTCGATTGGGAAGCGATCTTCGCGAGAAGTGCCGAGGAGAAACGCCGCAAGGCTCTGGAGCGTTTCCCGACGCTTGACCAGCAAATGCCACCCACGCCGCCGTCAACCGGCTAGCGCGACCGAGGCTGCGCTAGCAGCAATGCAGTTCACTTAAGTATCCGAACGCTCTCGGATACGTTCACCGGCGGCCAATGCAGCCTCGGCCTCGTGCATACGGCGTAGCTGCTCATCTTGCGCTTCACCGCCCGCTGGTTGCGCCGCCCACGGCGTGGGGCAACCGTTTGATCGAGGATCTCGAGAAGGGTCGCCTCGTGAAACGCCGGCCGGTCCTTAGGGGGGAGTAAGGACGTAGAGCGGCAGTTTTCGCCGTATCACGCGGACGGCGTGCG comes from Actinomycetota bacterium and encodes:
- a CDS encoding ATP-binding protein; translated protein: MRATTSIRTRLLASLLAVAVISAAGLSLYFLDELESYGLRKLEERLGSEARLLAAVVSPQDLSHPDALDEALQSVRLPGVSWVGVLDERGVVVADSAKKGVGADYGERPEVRQALVGSYGAHTRATGSGKLGLYVAYPIYDGTRVVGAAYSSAETFSIVTLLHAYRVRLAIVVLLFVAATFVLAELLARWLSSPLQALGSTAEQFAAGDHAVRVKPAGSRETRALGEAFNTMAEEVVRMVTELREEERRKSRFVSDVSHELRTPLTAIRGTAETLLDGDVEPEDADRFLATIVRESERLARLADDLLTLQRIEGATGELPLRQVDLRQVAERAVSALEPLIEQREVRVEVLGEAPTVLGDADRLQQVVANLVDNGSRMMAGAGTITIELGTAKDGRAMLSVLDEGPGIPEAAEAHLFDRFYRAQASRDRSTGGAGLGLAIVKAIVTAHAGEIEVANRPGGGTRFTFKLPAMRSLG
- a CDS encoding inner membrane CreD family protein, which produces MRLAFPTPDGVYDAFTIQVGGHSVPVRYEEGVAVATFDVPPASTASIATGYKTQGQDEWRYAPANEGVAVVEDFTLAMRTGFDGLDFPDGTVSPVSKRREGDGWVLTWDYDSLVSGRQIGVRMPKPINPGPVASRISMFAPVSLLFFFAALILVSATRGVRVHPMNYGFLAAGFFAFHLLFAYLVDRVDIGVAFAIGSVVSVALCMGYLRLFVKDARALGELAASQLIFLVLFSFTFFFEGLTGLAITIGSVITLGYFMARTGGLDWEAIFARSAEEKRRKALERFPTLDQQMPPTPPSTG